CGCCGAGGCAAGAGAAGGAGCTGATGATGATGGTAGCAAGTTGGCCGATATGGCGTCGCAGCCAATGGAGCGAGAATTGGCGCTGATGTTTTACGTCAGCAAGTTATCATGTACAGTCCGAATCTTTTGTGAGTCGCTTTTGTTACACAAAGGTTTATTTTCTTTTTAGTCAAGTTTTATGGTGTCGTGATCGACTAGGGTTTGTTAGCTTAGACTATAAATATTGGCCTACGGGCTTGTAATCAAGGTAACGCGCGATCAATACAACAAACCCTTCTTTTTGTCGGCGACTTCGCCAAGTTCTTCTAGTCGACAGGGCTGCATCATTTTGATCTCCAGTTTGCTAGTAAGTTTCGTGTTTATCGAGTAAATTAGGTCTTTGATTGACGGCGCATCACTTGTTTCTCGATCTATTTATTCACCAGATATCGATATTATTATACTTAGCAAGGTTGATTCACTTAACCTTGTGTATTTTAGCTTTTATCATGTTTATTCAGCTTAGATTCAGAACATCTGTCAGCTTTTATCGCAATTTCTTTGTCATAATTTAATCCGTGAAACATAGCCGATCAGATCTAGATCTAGGTGTTATTTCGCAGAGTGTTTTTAAGAAAAGTTAATATTACTTTGACAATAGAATCAGCTGACCCTAGCTGATTGCCTTTTGGTTTGTATCGGACCTCTAGCCAATACCATCTATGGAACGATTCGGAATATCACCGGATACGTTCTAGAATTTAATGATATCTTATTTCTTATCAATTAcaggtcaaattgactggcaTGCCTCGTACCTGCGTGAAGCTATTTGGAGCCTGCGCCGGAGTAAAGCAAATCTACTAGGTCCTCGTGTGGGGTCACGCGGGAAGCTGTTGCGTCAACAACTTGGTTAGGAATTGTGATCCAGAATAGGAACATTGGATAGTAATGATGTACATATGTATCCTTGACAGCAAGGCCTTAAGGGCATGGGCGATGAGCATTGGCCAAAAGCTCCAAAAACCTATTATTTCATATGTAATAAGCCACTTAACAAAATTTTCTATGCAAATAGTCTACCTTTTATCAGTAAGGAATAAGGATTAACACAATCATGTGAGATTATAAGAATATAATGTACGAGACCTTAAGGTGTGTAATTCTCAAGTTACAAAAAAGATGAATTCACACACTTGACATCAGGCATTTTTCAAGCGACATCATCAACCGTGAGTGGTTCTAAAAAAAGGATGTTTAACATTCTATTTCACAAAAAAAAGATGGTTAACACTGTAGTATCTTCTTCCAAGGCAGCAGCAGTAGCCCTGCCACCTCATCACTATCCTTTTTGTCGTTGCATCTCTATGTATGCTGGCTCCATATGCAACCTCATATTTTCCGTTCAGTCACCCTCAAAACCTAGTGCCAAGAGGCTGGCAACATGCAATTCTAACGCGCCTTGTCCGTTTTACTCTATTGGTTTTCTCCTTTTCATTCTCTCCAGACACATGCCTATGATTGTCATGTGTAACCTTAGCCAATTTCATTAAATTGGACGTGACCGCTGCAAAATTTCCTAATTTCTTATCTTCATGACCTATTGTCACACAAACGTCTTTTCTCCAAAATTATCTGAAGTTAAGCTGTCCATTTTTTTGTCACCAAAAGTTTTGTGGAATAAAATTAACCTTACGCAAGATAATTATAATCATTATATGCTGGACTTAGTTTTGTGAAAAAAAGACATGCCAAGATTATTTGCCGTAGGCCCGTAGTGTTATCAATCATCACATACTTGCACCTATCCCACAGATTGCATGCGCGCATGCCAAGGAGCCAGCAACTCAGACCTGTCATCACTCATCAAGCAAACACATCCCCGTGCTCAGTCCACAGCCGGTGCCTTTTCTCTTGTTGGCTCGATGCTTGGCGCCCTTTTTTTCAACCCTTTGTCCGGTCGGGCTGATGAGTGATGTGAGTGTGACCTGATCCTCTCCACCGTGCTCCTCCTATCATTGCACATCTAGGCCTCCAAAAGGCAAAGAGAAGTACTACCAGGTATTATCTTAGCAATTAATAAGTACATTCCAACACGCAATTATATCTAATAAAATCAGCTGGGAGCTTCGGCCGTCACTAAACCAAGAAAATTATCGTTTAAATTTGTTCTACAGCTCAAAAAATTTGATGGTGCCGCCTTTCCAGCTGCATGACAATAATTCTCGTCGGTATTCTAGTTGTCGTGCTTAGCTTGAAAGACATTGTCGAGGACTCAAAAATTCATATAAAACAAGTTCCTGAAGAACAACTCAACACAATAATTGAGCATTCGGATTTGTCATCAGTCAACTTCATCTCCGTATAGAAGGACTTGACGAGCGAGTGAAGTCTCCAACAAAAACTACGTTGCAAGTATTGAGCTACCTGGGGCATCAGTTTGCATCCGGAATTAATAACAATGCCTTtatgaaaaggaaaaaaaaataaaattaccGACACTGTCTTTGGATCTTTGAAGGAGCGGTTGGTCAGTCAAGATCTCAACAAGGCAAGTTAGGGGCCTAGCCTAGGGCATTCCAGAACTTTCAGTAAAGAAGGTTGGGCCAAGCATAATAAATTTAAATACACTATGACAAGGAACTATGTAGCAATAGAAGCATGGATACACCAATGGACCTTTGATCTTTCTTCTTTACTGATCTCAGCATCTATTGTTGAGTTGTGTGATGGTGAAGACACGAGAAAAGTTATCCATGGATCCCAGAAACAAGAACCAAGTAGATGCATGTCACATGCAAGCGTTGAATAATAAAGAGATCGAGCACAATGGAGATTCCGGCATGGATGTGAATCTTGCATGTGTGTACTGAGCTACAATGAGATCCGACACATGTTGAAGTGGCAGGTAACAAGCTAAGGTGtctgaaatgatgaagctccgATCCACAAAATCTAATCGGCTCACCTGACATCCCACACCTCATCGTGTTGCAGCAACTCGATCTGGACCATTTTTTATATGATGAAGATGGGAGGAATAGAATTCCCCACTACATAAGTTTTTCAGGAGGGCAATGCAAATTGGAACTCTGAACACCACCTCCTCTCTGGAACTCTCCTCCGAGTAAATCGGGGCGACACGGCTATTACAACTGTTACCTGAAAAAACGAAATGCCAAGTCTTTCCTGAACATGCTATGGGTTCACCTTGATCACCATGTACTTCAGAAAGCAATAAGCATTCGGGCTTGCTTGGAGTGTTCGAGTGAATGAATAATGATGTAATAGCTACACTAATCACCCCTTCCCCTCTTAACCCCTGCTTCTTTACGCAAATCCTTGGATGCAAACTGTCATCCTATTTTAATGGCAAAGTTCATGTTGTACGCTAACGCCCACCATAAACTAAAGTTCctcaaaggaaaaaaagaaaatttAATTCATCCTTTGGCATTAGACTCGATCACTCTTGTTATCCGTCAATTTAGAACTTACGATTAAAGCTAAATACACGTTGAATTGGGTATATACTCTATTGGCCGCCATCCTATTTAATGATTTGTAAGATAGATGGATGCAATTTCAAGATATAGTTTAGCTGCTTATTGTACAAAACCTTATAAGATGAGTATTTTTTTGAAGAATATGTTAATTACAAAATCATGTGAGGAATATTATGAAAAGAACTTATGGTTTTATTTTAAAGAACTAACTACTCATTGTGTCAGGCTTCAAAATAAGTTATGCCAGGTTTGATGTCTTTCACAAGATAATGGTATAGATAATTAGATATTAAGGTACCGTGGTGATCGCAAAATTCAACTTAATAAAAACATTGCAAGAATTTATAAACATATTGTAAGAATAGAGTGAAAAATCACAACTAAAATGTGCGCCAAAAATACAAGGGAGCTCGTTGATGTTTTATAATAGCACATTTCACAAAAAACCATGTTTATCTTTTTataacctcacacttatttgcATCTTATTCAATATTATCTACTTACTTTATCCCTAACTCGCATGCGGCTCTAGTCACTATCGCACCATTACTAGTTTTGACCACCGCTAGTTGCATCGTTTTCACCACGATCCTTAATAAGACCTCAATGACACTTTATCGTGCGTCACGCATCTACAATCTGACCATCTCCCCAACCATCTCTCTAAACATAGGAATCATTAGATATCACAAAAAATCCTTTGTTAAATATCTCTTCCTGCAATTTTACCGTTTGACTCCTCATTAACTGTATTGGTGTGGAGAATAAAACAGTGCTGGGACCACGAGGCAGAGGCACGCCCTCTCCTAGCCGGGCCCACCTAAAACCTCCCACCTACCGTCCCTAGCCCACCGAAACCAagggagcgagcgagcgagcgaggcaAGACGTCGAGTAACACCAGCgtccagccgcagcagcagccagcagccagagcgccagccaccacctccactCCACTCCACTCCACCTCTTGTCTCTTTTACAACGctcccccctccctcctcgctttacccctctctctctcttcctcttttttccACCCGGAGAGCGAGAACTGCCGGGCCCTAAAGAGGCTGGATTCTTGGTGCCTTTCTGAACCTTCTTTACTTTGTCCTCAAatggcttcctcctcctcttcatATCTCCCCCCATAGCTCTCCCTTATGCGGCTCTGCTCCTCTTCCCCCCTGAAAGCTTCTCCATTTCTTCTTGGTTCGTGCACTGTTCGCCCGTGCGCGCGGTGGTAGAGCAAGCAATGGGGGCCAGGGCCGCGGGGCCAGGCCTGCCGGCGCTCCTGGCCGGCGCGCTCCTGCTCAATAGCGCCTTCTTCCCGTCCGCGTCCGCCGCGTCCTCCTTCCCCGCAAGTAAGCTCCTTTCGGCCTTGCTGCATCATTCCGTTTGCTTGGTTGGCTACCTTTCCGCCTGCACCTACTGATTGATTCGCGTCGGGTGGCAGGGATTGCGGGCAGGATCGTGTCCACCACGGCGTCGGCGGTGGCCAGGCAGCTCTGGTCGCTCAAATCGGCCGCCACCAAGACGGGTAATCGCAGGGGCCTCTCACGGGTCTGGCCGATTATTATTGGCTTGTTTGTTCGGTTTTCTTGACTCGGTTCGCTGTCTCTGGCATTCGGTGGTGTCGGCAGCAGCGGGGACGGCGGTGGCGGGGCGGTCCATGGTGCGGTACGAGGGCGGGTACGCGGTGGACACGGTGTTCGACGGCAGCAAGCTGGGGATCGAGCCGCACGTCGTCGAGGTCACCCCTGCCGGCGACCTGCTCGTGCTCGACTCCATCAACAGCAACATCTACAGGGTCCAGCTGCCGCTGTCACCATGTGAGCACGCTCTGCTTCCGACCGCTCCCTGTCCTTTTCAGGTTTGGTTAATTTAGACTTCATGGGATTCTGCTAAGAGTGGATCATGTGACTGAGGTGTTCTGGGTGGTTGGTTGGGGTGATGTTGCATGCTAATTTCGGCAAAGGGATGTTCCTCGATTGCGAAATGTTTGTTCGTTTACCGATTGCTATGATGGATATGCGACATGACAATTATTTGCAATGTGGTCACTTTCACTCCCCTTGTTTGTGGAGTCTTCCTTCAGTTACTTTCACTTCCATTGTTTATGTACTGTTTCCTTATTTCGTTGCTTTCACATGTTAGAAGCTGAGCAAATAGAGCATCTATTTGTTCTCCTGGAAAATTGTTAGTGAAAATTTTGTATCAATTGGTTGCCTGACATGACTAGCAATTTCTCCTGTCTGACATTACTAAAGGTTTGTACCACTTGAAAACTTTGACATGACAACTTCGTAGTGAGAAAATGCCATGTCAGTCATACTTCCCTCACTGATACAACATGATTTATATTTTAGAGTAGTTAATCTGTCAGCCACATTTTGTTTAGCTAGAGATGCTTCCCAGATTATCCCATCCTGatggatcttctgaaaatggaTCCAACAATGCAGATAGCAGGCCAAAGCTTCTTGCTGGTTCTCCAGAAGGTTTATCTGGTCATGTGGATGGAAGGCTGCGAGAAGCGAGGATGAACCATCCTAAGGGGTTCGCTGTGGATGATAGGGGCAACATTTATGTTGCAGACGCTATGAACATGGCAATAAGAAAGATCAGTGATACAGGTAAGCTAAAATGGCCCATTCTGGGGTAGTCCACATGATATTGTCTGGTCCCCCCAAGCATCCTATGTTCTTTGATTTTCCTCAAGCTTCTTCAGCACTTATTTAGTACTTGTGCCCAAAAATTGCATCTGGAACGAGGTAACATTTCAGAGTGAATGAGAAGATTGACATTGCTTCTCCAGcacttatttcaaactctataccCAGATGAAATTGTGGTGAAAGGAAACCTAAACCGCATTCTACTCTTCACTCCTGATTAGCAATATAATATATTTGTATTCGAATTTGTACAGCCGTTTGAGCTTCACTGTTTGTTTCAGTGTTCAAATTCTTTTAGCACATTCGTGTTTCTCTTGTAACTACTTACCTTCAGAATGGACTAATTAATTTACTTTCTTCAGAAGGTATTATGAATCTTTATGCTAATTGAGTCTGGCTTTAGGTGCAATTTGTTAGGATCTTCTTGTGGATTCTGTGAATGTCCTTATTTATTATTTTACAGATGAAGTTACTGGTAAATTATGTTCTAATAATATTAGGGGTTACAACCATTGCTGGAGGAAAATCAATTAGAGGAGGACACATAGATGGGCCTAGTGATGATGCAAAATTCTCAACTGATTTTGAGATTCGGTACATCAGTAGCAGCTGCTCCCTCATGATCATTGACAGAGGAAACCAAGCAATTCGGGAGATTCCACTCCATGATGATGACTGTGCGTATCAGTATGAAGCTGGTTTTCCTCTAGGTATGCTGCACTTAAGTTTTTCATTAGTATTGCTTGACAATAGATTATGACCTCTGCTCTGTGAATTCAGACAAACTCTCATTGAATTCACTATTCAAATGACATAACAAATTTTCTGAAAGGCCCAGTTGCAACTATGATAAATAATTACTGAGTATCAATGCTCACAGGAGTTGCATTGCTTTTTGCTGCTGGTTTCTTTGGCTATATGCTTGCATTGCTCCAACGACGGGTTTTGGGGATGGCATCAACAGCAGATGTAAGTTAGTCCTACTATTTCTGTTTATTCGAAAATACCATGTACTTTAAGTACATTTGCTGGCCAGCAGGTAGAGTTGGCCAACTATCACGTGGACCACAACCTGTAGGCATACTGTAAACCAGCAGATTGGTGCATGAGTACTTTAACATTACCCTTTGGTTATCCTAGAGCTACTATTCATCATCCTTTTTATATAAGATATTCATCATCCTTTTTTTGATATAAGACATTCATCATCGTTTTTTTATATAAGGTATTCATCATCCTTTGTCAGAAGTACCAAAACAATGTGTACCATAAGTTAAAATGCAGGCTTTTTAGCTCATCTAAATAAATTATTCAAGTAGTAGATGTTTATATGATATTCCAGCTTTAGATAACTAACATTATTACTTAGGCAATGGATTGTTTGGTAATTGAACAACCGTAGTGTACTGATGTCAAAGACACTCAAAAATCAAGAAAAGTCCATAAAAATAAATCATACAATTTACTTTGTTGATGTGTTGTTAAAGTAGAGATGGTGACCAAATGTATTGTCTTTGCTTGCGTCATTCATATATTAATTTTACAGTTACATCTCTAAATATAAATTTTACCATACAGGAACCTCAAATTCCTCCAAGACCCAGCATTGCAAGTATCCCTCCGTATCAGAAGCCTTTAAATCCTTATGTTCGTCCCCCACTACTCCCAAGGGAAGATGAAGCTACGAAACAGGAAACTGAAGAGGGGTTCTTCACCTCAGTCGGCAAACTCATTGGAGGGGCAAAATCATCCATGGCAGAGATATTTGGTTCCAGAAAGAAGCGCCTGAACAACCAGTACCATCACCAGCAGCGAAGAGCTAACCCATGGCCAGTGCAAGATAGCTATGCTATCCCACATGACGAGACGCCTCCACTGCTGGACACCAGAGCACCAACCCCTCAGAAGAACTATGCGTTCATGACAAAGGAGCCTGAGAAGATCCACCATGCCCGACACGGGCGCCCTTTTTTCAATGGCTGGgacgaccaccaccaccatcctCAGCAGCGGCAGCCAGAGCAGCAACTGTATCACCAGCAGCAACACCTGCAGCAGCACAGGCAGTACTCCACAGGCCCGCAGACATTCTATGAGCAGAGCTGTGAGGCAAAGAACGAGATCGTCTTTGGTGCGGTCCAGGAGGTGGACAGCAAACGGCGCATGGTGGAGATCAAGGCCGTGAACTATGGAGACACATTCTATGAGCAGTACGGGATGCGGTACCGCAACAACTACATCGGCTACAACAGCAACACCTATTGAACAGCCAGTCTGTTTTCTTATTGTTTACCCTCCtttttttgtttgaattagttacCTGATTAGATTTACCTCTTGCCTTCTTATTGGCAATCCTCCACATTTCCtgtaaataaaaatagaaaGTGGAGGGAGTAGAAGCTATCTCCTGTTTTGACTTGTACAATGGACAAAACTGGGGTTTTGGAAGTACAACCTGGTTAGACTTCCTGACGTATGAATTTTAGTGACGTATTATGAATTTCACTGACATATTTCGGAGTTTGATATTTAGTGGTCGACCACTACTAAGCCAAACAGTGGCTAATTTCTAATTGTCTAATTTTTCTCCCACTTCTTCCTTTTTTTACAACTACATCTCCCATCGTTTGTTGTATTTAGCATGTTCCTTCCCGCGCCCTATTTTTGTTGACTGAAAAGTTGTTGTGGTTACATCAAAGTTTGCAATTCACACCACCTGATCTGTTTGATCAGACCGCCTCTGGAATCACCAGATCAAGGCGGATAACCACTAGTGACCTCTGGGAGCTGTCAAGAGTACCTAAGGCCATTGTAGCCGGGATTAGAAATTCTTGATCATTGTTCTGAAAAAGGCCAGGTGCTAGGCGGGTGAAAGGGTGGCCCCGGGTCAGTCTCTATGTTTGGCGACTGAACTCGCGTTGCTGCATGCTGCGGTGGTGATAGCTGCTACACTGCAGCCACACCGGCTGCCCCACAGGAGCTCTGTTCCTTGGACGCCAGCAGCGTTTGGAAAACGATGCCGGGCACAGACGATTTATGTCACTTCAGCCCTCGCCTCCAGGCCTCGTGAGGCCAGGGAATGCACTCACGTAAAGAGGACAACCAGGAGACACACATGCCGGACGGTGGCCAGAGGTACGTGACCAGTTTTATTGGCGAGGGTCCGGCACCCTGCGGCTGCagtgacaggcgggcccggtcCGGGGTAGGCAACCCCATGAAACCCTGGGGCCAATCAAGATGAAGAATCAGATTACCTGGTGTCCGAAAAGCCAGAATGCGCTGTTGAAATTGGTGAAATGGAGAATCCCGGGCTAAATAGGATAAGTCTGGCCGTCTGGGAGCATTGTTAGCACTTAGGGTGTGGGCTACACAGGCTGTGTCTCGATTCTGACAGCAGTGTGATGGGAGAAGGGCTCATCCACATGTTTCTGACACTTTAAGATAAGCTTGATGCAAAATCAGCAAGGGAACGGGTCCATGGTAAACAACAAGAATGTTACTCAAAAAAGAAAACAGCAAAACTTTTTTAATCATTTGTTTGGATTTACAACCAGAAACAGCGGATCCGAAACTTAGAAATGCACAACATATCCATGTTTCAGTTACCTGACCTGATTGAATTGAATCAATCCCCGTCTGAGCCAGTCAAGTGATCAGCACCACAATTCAGTATGATTGTGTTGGGTCACATGGTAGAAATTTGAATTACAGTTTTGTGGCCCTGAGCTGCCCTGACCACTCTTCAGCCACCTTCATCTTCATCGAGCCAGTTGCTTCGTTGTACTACTGCCTACTAGTCATATCCAATGTTAGATATCCTTGAATTGTCATCCTTGCTAGGTTAATGGGCACCAACTACCGTATGAAAGGATAAAAATTGCTTCATCACGGAATGCAATTTGTTGGGGGTATGCAGGAACAAAGGCCATCAATCTCTGTACTGGATGTACTCAGCTGTTCATCTGGTAAGTGTTCCCTCTCGATGTATCTGGGATTGATCCCAATATCTGAACCATCAAGCTACCGACTGGAAAACAAAATTAAGAGCAAAATAATGTCAACTTATATATCTAAAGCAAAACGCTACTGGCTGAAACAGAAGGGATAAAACAAAATCAAGGTCAATTTCTCACTTTGAGAATTTGTCAGGGAGATGCCTTCAACAATAAAACATATCAAAATTACTATAAATGAAATTTGTAATCCGAGATGTTACTGAGAATGTGGCAAGTGTACCTATGATTAAAATAGCTCCAACAAATCCTGCCATGCCCCATCTCTCACCAAGCATCACCCATGCAAAGGCAGCACCCCACACTGGTTCTAGACCATAAATTATTGCAGTTTCTGTAGCTGATACATCACGCATAGCAGCCACCTATAAAAAGGAAAATCATTAGTGATAATAAAAATGGCCTCATCTGGAGAGAGCATACCTGATGACAAAACACAAACCTCTGCCCATAAACAAAACGAAGTTGAGAATATTCCTGTGTAAAGAATTGCTGGCCAGGGCAATGACATCGCCATACCAAATAACTCCGTTGGTGGCCATGATTTGAAATGCCAGTGTTGCACATTCCGGATGAAGCATTTCAAAATGTATGTGGCTGCTGATACGAGAGCTACAACAAACACCTGGTTTAACAGAACTTGTTCAAAAAACCTGACAAGTGGAACAGAAAAAACTCACACGGCTGAGGCATTGAGTTTTAGTCAGAACACTAACCTCACATCCAACAAGAGTTGAGAAATTCTCTTTCTTCATATTTCTGGAAATATGCTCGGTTCTGAGCATATGAATTGCAAAAGAAAAGGCACTCAGGAGGTTTAGAAGATCACCAACCTGATGAGAGCATGGGATGAGAACATCATTCGGTATGGCAAATGCATGTTATACTAGTTTTTGAAACATTTCAAAATACGCAAAATACTAAAGCAGAGATGTAAAAAGACAAAAAATCCCAGTATCATAGGCAATAAGACAAAGTAGACAGAAGGTCCAGACAAACATGTTAACCTGTCCATGTAGATAATCCAACTTACACATGGTGGAGAACCACTTAGCTCCAGCATAGCAACACCAAGAAGTGATAAAACTGCTCCAAACCATGTATATGCAGGTACTTCTGCCCCAACAAGACCATCCAAGAAAGGGACAATGATAACCTGTAGCAGTTGAATAAAGAATAGTGATACAATCAATATACTTTAAGGAAGACATTATTATGGAGTTTCTGAGAAAGAGTTCTTACAGTGAGTGCAGAAATGAAAGATGAACGGCCAGCGTCAGCGGTTAGTAGCCCAACAGCCTGAGCCAGGTAGGCCATGCTTACCCAAAGGCCCAACTCTACTCCTCTAACAAGGATTCGCATATCTCTCAGTGACTTTAGTAACAAAGGTGCAAACGGGATGACTGCTATAGTGAACCTTAACATATTGAAAAGGTCAGGGTCCAACAGAGTCTCTGCCTCTTTCACAACCGAAATGTTGCTAGCTGGAAGAAAGAAATAAGTTAGTTGAATATGTGGGAGAAAATTAGACGGTAAAGTAAGCTTTGAGTTCTGACTACAACCTTTCTTGAAAATTTATACATGCATTTTTAGCTTGACAAAattaaaatgcatcgttttattgacCTTACATGCCAGAAATGTGGAATAAATGGAATTAAGTGTGGCCTAATATGCCACATCATTCATCAATAGGAGGCATGGATAATTCCAGTGAAAGGGATCTACTGCAAAAGCACTCACGCGACTGAAACATACACTAGGATCATCGTTCATATATGCAAACTTGATGGCAAGCCATCCCCAGAGCAAAATCAAGAATTCATTACGTTTTACGGATATTATCTGCCACAAGAGCGTCAGGTCAGCAACAGCCCTCAACGAAGGAGAAATCAGCACCTAACAACCAAACCCACTTCACCATTTTTCCCCTCAGACATAACATCGAACAGATGAGGCGCAACCGGAGACAACAAGGACGTCTTAGGAAGGTGAGGACTAATGCGACCGTACCAAAGATAAGGGTGACCAGATTGAGCAATACGACGCTCCTGGCCTTCCTGGGCACCCAAGATGTCACCTTCCGGCACGCAGCGCGCGCCCTCCGCCTCGCCGACAACAGGGCCgtccgcggcggcgacggcgacgggtcTTCAGTTTCATGGACGGCGGACTCGCGCATCCCAGGAGGAACCTTCTTCCACCTCCCAATCTCATCCGGCGACTTATTCTTCGATGACGTCCTCGCTGGAGGAAGTGGGGAATTCCTAGACGGAGGAGagccggaggcggaggcggccgacGGCGGAAGGAAGCGCCGTCGTCCTGGGAGGGCCGTCGCGGGGATGCGAGGGCGAGTGGGAGGCGCGCCTGGTAGAAGGCAAGGGCGCCATGGGCGGGAAGGGCTCGGAAGCTTGGGACGGAACATCTCACCACCCCGGAGGTCGGTGGAGAAGGTTCAGGAGGAGACGCGCGAGCGCACGAGCGCCGGGCAGGCGTGATTACGAGAACGAATTGGAAGACCCTGCCGCCTCCGAGAGGCCCAGGGAAGAAGACCAGTATGCTATTTTGGGCCTCCAACTACTAGCGGCCCAAATTAAAGAAGAAGAACGGAAATCTAATCAGAAGAAAGGTCAGGATTCACTGGAAGAGGTCAGCAGCATCTCGGCAGCGTGGACCTATCTACCGaggagtttttttaaaaaaatttaaattcgaaaaagggtcGCGGCTGAGAACATTTCAAAAAATGCGAGCCTCCCGCCCAATAAAAGGGCGGGAtgccatccaacgggcggggggttGAAAAATTTTtcgcaggggcctcttcgcgaaagtTACGCGACGT
The genomic region above belongs to Panicum hallii strain FIL2 chromosome 4, PHallii_v3.1, whole genome shotgun sequence and contains:
- the LOC112890664 gene encoding uncharacterized protein LOC112890664 isoform X2; translated protein: MGARAAGPGLPALLAGALLLNSAFFPSASAASSFPARIAGRIVSTTASAVARQLWSLKSAATKTAGTAVAGRSMVRYEGGYAVDTVFDGSKLGIEPHVVEVTPAGDLLVLDSINSNIYRVQLPLSPYSRPKLLAGSPEGLSGHVDGRLREARMNHPKGFAVDDRGNIYVADAMNMAIRKISDTGVTTIAGGKSIRGGHIDGPSDDAKFSTDFEIRYISSSCSLMIIDRGNQAIREIPLHDDDCAYQYEAGFPLGVALLFAAGFFGYMLALLQRRVLGMASTADEPQIPPRPSIASIPPYQKPLNPYVRPPLLPREDEATKQETEEGFFTSVGKLIGGAKSSMAEIFGSRKKRLNNQYHHQQRRANPWPVQDSYAIPHDETPPLLDTRAPTPQKNYAFMTKEPEKIHHARHGRPFFNGWDDHHHHPQQRQPEQQLYHQQQHLQQHRQYSTGPQTFYEQSCEAKNEIVFGAVQEVDSKRRMVEIKAVNYGDTFYEQYGMRYRNNYIGYNSNTY
- the LOC112890665 gene encoding uncharacterized protein LOC112890665 isoform X1, encoding MFRPKLPSPSRPWRPCLLPGAPPTRPRIPATALPGRRRFLPPSAASASGSPPSRNSPLPPARTSSKNKSPDEIGRWKKVPPGMRESAVHETEDPSPSPPRTALLSARRRARAACRKVTSWVPRKARSVVLLNLVTLIFASNISVVKEAETLLDPDLFNMLRFTIAVIPFAPLLLKSLRDMRILVRGVELGLWVSMAYLAQAVGLLTADAGRSSFISALTVIIVPFLDGLVGAEVPAYTWFGAVLSLLGVAMLELSGSPPCVGDLLNLLSAFSFAIHMLRTEHISRNMKKENFSTLVGCEVFVVALVSAATYILKCFIRNVQHWHFKSWPPTELFGMAMSLPWPAILYTGIFSTSFCLWAEVAAMRDVSATETAIIYGLEPVWGAAFAWVMLGERWGMAGFVGAILIIVGSLMVQILGSIPDTSRGNTYQMNS
- the LOC112890665 gene encoding uncharacterized protein LOC112890665 isoform X2 yields the protein MFRPKLPSPSRPWRPCLLPGAPPTRPRIPATALPGRRRFLPPSAASASGSPPSRNSPLPPARTSSKNKSPDEIGRWKKVPPGMRESAVHETEDPSPSPPRTALLSARRRARAACRKVTSWVPRKARSVVLLNLVTLIFASNISVVKEAETLLDPDLFNMLRGVELGLWVSMAYLAQAVGLLTADAGRSSFISALTVIIVPFLDGLVGAEVPAYTWFGAVLSLLGVAMLELSGSPPCVGDLLNLLSAFSFAIHMLRTEHISRNMKKENFSTLVGCEVFVVALVSAATYILKCFIRNVQHWHFKSWPPTELFGMAMSLPWPAILYTGIFSTSFCLWAEVAAMRDVSATETAIIYGLEPVWGAAFAWVMLGERWGMAGFVGAILIIVGSLMVQILGSIPDTSRGNTYQMNS
- the LOC112890664 gene encoding uncharacterized protein LOC112890664 isoform X1, with protein sequence MGARAAGPGLPALLAGALLLNSAFFPSASAASSFPARIAGRIVSTTASAVARQLWSLKSAATKTAAGTAVAGRSMVRYEGGYAVDTVFDGSKLGIEPHVVEVTPAGDLLVLDSINSNIYRVQLPLSPYSRPKLLAGSPEGLSGHVDGRLREARMNHPKGFAVDDRGNIYVADAMNMAIRKISDTGVTTIAGGKSIRGGHIDGPSDDAKFSTDFEIRYISSSCSLMIIDRGNQAIREIPLHDDDCAYQYEAGFPLGVALLFAAGFFGYMLALLQRRVLGMASTADEPQIPPRPSIASIPPYQKPLNPYVRPPLLPREDEATKQETEEGFFTSVGKLIGGAKSSMAEIFGSRKKRLNNQYHHQQRRANPWPVQDSYAIPHDETPPLLDTRAPTPQKNYAFMTKEPEKIHHARHGRPFFNGWDDHHHHPQQRQPEQQLYHQQQHLQQHRQYSTGPQTFYEQSCEAKNEIVFGAVQEVDSKRRMVEIKAVNYGDTFYEQYGMRYRNNYIGYNSNTY